One genomic window of Marinobacter arenosus includes the following:
- a CDS encoding acyl-CoA thioesterase has protein sequence MTFDQLLSSVRSGEELVIPASWGQGRASFGGLVAALMFDRMEQLVSPGRAMRSMQVSFVGPVEPGVPATFHAEILREGKAVSQVQGRIVQNGEPRLVCLASFGGDRESAVQVDPLPAPEAQPVDQCQALPYIPGATPEFTQHIEMRWSFGHMPFSGKGGREMGGWMQFRETPETFSDAHIVALVDAWPPALLPHLSDRVPASSLSWALDIVHPRPTLTPGDWLLYKASIDQAGAGYGHTQAGIWTAKGELVALSRQTVTVFG, from the coding sequence ATGACCTTTGATCAGTTGTTGTCGTCGGTCCGGTCCGGCGAAGAACTTGTAATTCCTGCCAGTTGGGGCCAGGGGCGAGCCAGTTTTGGCGGTCTGGTTGCCGCGCTCATGTTTGATCGCATGGAACAGCTGGTGAGTCCGGGGCGGGCCATGCGATCAATGCAGGTGTCGTTCGTTGGCCCTGTTGAACCCGGGGTGCCGGCCACCTTCCACGCCGAGATCCTGCGTGAGGGCAAGGCGGTGAGTCAGGTCCAGGGACGTATTGTGCAGAACGGCGAGCCACGTCTGGTGTGCCTGGCCAGCTTTGGCGGAGACCGGGAGTCCGCGGTTCAGGTTGACCCGCTGCCGGCCCCCGAGGCGCAGCCGGTCGACCAGTGCCAGGCGTTACCCTATATCCCGGGTGCCACCCCCGAGTTCACCCAGCACATCGAGATGCGCTGGTCCTTCGGGCATATGCCTTTCTCCGGCAAAGGCGGTCGGGAAATGGGGGGCTGGATGCAGTTTCGCGAGACGCCCGAAACCTTTTCCGACGCCCACATCGTGGCGCTTGTGGACGCCTGGCCTCCGGCGCTCCTGCCGCACCTGAGTGATCGGGTACCGGCCAGCTCACTCAGCTGGGCGCTGGACATCGTCCACCCTCGTCCGACCCTGACGCCCGGCGACTGGCTGCTGTACAAGGCGAGCATCGATCAGGCAGGCGCCGGTTACGGCCACACTCAGGCTGGGATCTGGACAGCCAAGGGTGAACTGGTGGCGCTCAGTCGCCAGACTGTGACGGTATTTGGCTGA
- a CDS encoding haloalkane dehalogenase, giving the protein MRILRTDEARFAGLPDYPFAPHYLDVAPNLRMHYVDEGPDSASPVLMLHGEPSWSYLYRHMIPHVAAAGHRVLAPDLIGFGKSDKPAAIEDYSYDRHMEWLTNWLETLDLTDITLVCQNWGSLLGLRLAAEHPHRFRRIIVGNGMLPTGEDRVPTVFTLWKAFASHSPWFPIGRIVQLGTERTLSKAELAAYEAPFPTADYKAGARAFPKLVPVSGDDPSGEANKEAWRVLEKWRKPFITCFSNGDPITRGGDRYMQRRIPGAHGQPHITLRGGHFLQEDSPEDFARIIVDALKSEMAA; this is encoded by the coding sequence ATGCGTATTCTGAGAACCGATGAAGCCCGCTTCGCAGGTCTTCCGGATTACCCTTTTGCTCCGCATTATCTTGATGTCGCACCCAACCTGCGGATGCACTATGTAGACGAGGGTCCGGACAGCGCGTCACCGGTTCTCATGCTGCATGGAGAACCCTCCTGGTCCTACCTGTACCGGCACATGATTCCGCACGTGGCCGCCGCCGGGCACAGAGTCCTGGCACCGGATCTGATTGGCTTTGGAAAATCCGACAAGCCCGCAGCCATCGAGGACTACAGCTACGACCGCCACATGGAATGGCTGACAAACTGGCTGGAAACCCTGGACCTCACGGACATCACCCTGGTTTGCCAGAACTGGGGATCGCTGCTGGGTTTGAGGCTGGCGGCGGAACACCCGCATCGCTTCCGTCGAATCATCGTCGGTAATGGCATGCTGCCGACCGGCGAGGATCGCGTTCCAACGGTGTTTACGCTGTGGAAGGCCTTTGCCAGCCACAGCCCCTGGTTCCCGATTGGCCGTATTGTCCAACTGGGCACCGAACGCACCCTCTCGAAGGCGGAACTGGCCGCTTACGAAGCCCCCTTCCCAACCGCGGACTACAAGGCAGGTGCCCGGGCATTTCCGAAACTGGTCCCGGTATCCGGCGATGATCCGTCCGGTGAAGCCAACAAGGAAGCCTGGAGAGTGCTGGAAAAGTGGCGCAAGCCTTTCATCACCTGCTTCAGCAATGGCGATCCGATTACCCGGGGCGGAGACCGCTACATGCAGCGCCGCATTCCCGGAGCCCATGGCCAACCGCACATCACGCTGAGGGGCGGGCACTTCCTGCAGGAAGACTCCCCGGAAGATTTCGCCCGCATCATCGTAGACGCCCTGAAGTCGGAAATGGCGGCCTGA
- a CDS encoding AI-2E family transporter produces the protein MYAKLETRTFLAMLVGVSLAFVWLMKPFFGPIFWAVAIALIFHPVQQLLVRKLGERPNINALITLVICMVIVVIPVLVLITSLIAEGVGLYQQIQAGEIRPGEYIDQVNKSFPAIQSFLAQFDINFAEIRDRAVSIFVGGSQFLAKQALGVGQNTFQFFLGLALMVYLAFFLLRDGTKLVELMIRALPLGDERERLLFAKFAEVTRATVKGNLLIAIIQGALGGLIFWLLGINGALLWGVVMAIVSLLPAVGAALVWVPAAIYLAAIGDVVEAVILTVFGVVVIGLADNLLRPVLVGRDTKLPDYIVLLSTLGGIVMFGINGFVMGPLVAALFMAFWGIFIREFGEGAGRVDQVGSGAAQRDE, from the coding sequence ATGTACGCAAAACTGGAAACACGGACCTTTCTCGCGATGTTGGTGGGGGTTTCCCTGGCCTTTGTCTGGCTGATGAAACCGTTTTTCGGCCCCATCTTCTGGGCCGTGGCCATTGCCTTGATCTTCCATCCAGTGCAGCAGCTATTGGTCCGAAAGCTCGGGGAACGGCCCAACATTAATGCGTTGATAACGTTGGTTATCTGCATGGTGATCGTCGTGATTCCGGTGCTGGTGCTGATAACCTCGCTGATTGCAGAAGGCGTCGGTCTTTACCAACAGATCCAGGCCGGCGAGATACGACCGGGCGAGTACATTGATCAGGTCAACAAGTCGTTTCCCGCCATCCAGTCGTTTTTGGCTCAATTCGACATCAACTTTGCCGAGATCCGCGATCGGGCAGTGAGCATTTTCGTCGGAGGCAGCCAGTTCCTCGCCAAACAGGCGCTCGGGGTGGGGCAGAATACCTTTCAGTTTTTCCTGGGCCTGGCCCTGATGGTCTATCTGGCGTTTTTCCTGTTACGCGACGGTACCAAACTCGTGGAACTGATGATTCGTGCGCTGCCGCTGGGTGATGAGCGTGAGCGACTGCTGTTTGCCAAGTTTGCCGAGGTGACCCGGGCGACGGTGAAAGGGAATCTGCTGATCGCCATCATTCAGGGAGCCCTGGGGGGGCTCATTTTCTGGCTCCTCGGGATCAACGGTGCGCTGCTGTGGGGTGTGGTCATGGCCATCGTGTCGCTGTTGCCCGCCGTGGGAGCCGCGCTGGTCTGGGTGCCCGCCGCCATCTACCTGGCGGCCATCGGTGACGTGGTTGAGGCCGTCATCCTGACGGTCTTTGGCGTTGTGGTGATTGGCCTTGCGGACAACTTGCTGCGCCCGGTCCTGGTGGGTCGGGACACCAAACTGCCTGACTACATCGTGCTCCTGTCCACCCTGGGCGGGATTGTTATGTTCGGAATCAATGGCTTTGTGATGGGCCCCCTGGTGGCAGCCCTGTTCATGGCGTTCTGGGGGATCTTCATCCGCGAGTTCGGGGAGGGCGCAGGGCGGGTGGACCAGGTCGGTTCCGGCGCCGCGCAGCGCGACGAATGA
- a CDS encoding peptidoglycan-binding domain-containing protein: MQVSTMRNATNHLGRLAIAAGTAALLGLAPAAYADETVALKNALYGAGYNITNVSSQMDDATRAALTKFQKENGLQATGMLDDETKKALGMISVQVAAASTAPAQNSSAPAEAESAAPEQTESTDEGAIEEDDDGGWSLW; encoded by the coding sequence ATGCAGGTGAGTACCATGAGAAACGCGACCAACCATCTGGGCCGTCTGGCGATTGCGGCCGGCACAGCGGCTTTGCTTGGGCTGGCGCCCGCGGCCTATGCGGATGAAACCGTTGCCCTCAAAAACGCGCTCTACGGAGCAGGGTACAACATCACAAACGTCAGTTCGCAGATGGACGATGCCACCCGCGCGGCACTGACCAAGTTTCAGAAGGAAAATGGCCTTCAGGCGACGGGAATGCTCGACGACGAGACGAAGAAGGCGCTGGGAATGATCTCGGTCCAGGTGGCTGCGGCGTCAACGGCACCGGCCCAGAACAGCAGCGCGCCTGCCGAAGCTGAGTCTGCGGCACCCGAGCAGACCGAAAGCACCGACGAGGGTGCGATCGAGGAAGACGACGACGGTGGCTGGTCACTGTGGTAA
- the ilvD gene encoding dihydroxy-acid dehydratase, which translates to MPQYRSRTSTAGRNMAGARALWRATGMKNEDFGKPIIAVANSFTQFVPGHVHLKDLGQLVCREIEAAGGVAKEFNTIAVDDGIAMGHDGMLYSLPSREIIADSVEYMVNAHCADALVCISNCDKITPGMLMAAMRLNIPTIFVSGGPMEAGKTKLSEHKLDLVDAMVIAADPNADDETVAEYERSACPTCGSCSGMFTANSMNCLTEAIGLALPGNGSLLATHADREQLFLKAGRQIVENARRYYEDEDASVLPLSIASMAAFENAMVMDIAMGGSTNTILHLLAAAQEGGVPFTLNEIDQLSRRVPQLCKVAPNSPKYHMEDVHRAGGIMGILGELERGGLINTELPTVHSKTMKEALETWDIMRSPPSEVVEFYKAGPAGIPTQTAFSQNTRWPTLDGDRETGCIRSVENAYSSEGGLAVLYGNIAQDGCVVKTAGVDESIYVFEGTARVFESQDSAVAGILSDEVKPGEVVIIRYEGPRGGPGMQEMLYPTSYLKSKGLGKDCALLTDGRFSGGTSGLSIGHASPEAAAGGAIGLIENGDRIRIDIPNRTINVELDQHELDRRREARDARGWKPELARDRKVSAALKAYALLATSADKGAVRDLSKLD; encoded by the coding sequence ATGCCTCAGTATCGTTCGCGGACTTCCACCGCTGGCCGCAATATGGCCGGCGCCCGCGCCCTCTGGCGCGCCACCGGTATGAAAAACGAGGATTTCGGCAAGCCGATCATTGCGGTCGCCAATTCCTTTACCCAGTTTGTACCCGGTCACGTCCACCTGAAAGATCTGGGGCAGCTCGTCTGCCGTGAAATCGAGGCAGCCGGTGGCGTCGCCAAGGAATTCAACACCATCGCCGTGGACGATGGGATTGCCATGGGTCACGACGGCATGCTCTATTCGCTGCCGTCCCGGGAAATCATCGCCGACTCCGTCGAATACATGGTCAACGCCCACTGTGCCGATGCCCTGGTCTGCATTTCCAACTGCGACAAGATCACGCCGGGCATGCTCATGGCCGCCATGCGTCTGAACATCCCCACCATTTTCGTTTCCGGCGGCCCGATGGAAGCCGGCAAAACCAAGCTGTCCGAGCACAAGCTCGACCTGGTCGACGCCATGGTTATTGCCGCCGACCCCAACGCCGATGACGAAACTGTGGCCGAGTACGAGCGCAGTGCCTGCCCGACCTGCGGCTCCTGTTCCGGCATGTTTACCGCCAACTCCATGAACTGCCTGACCGAAGCCATCGGTCTAGCCCTTCCCGGCAACGGCTCCCTGCTGGCCACCCACGCCGATCGCGAGCAACTGTTCCTGAAGGCAGGTCGTCAGATTGTGGAGAATGCCCGGCGCTATTACGAGGATGAGGACGCCAGTGTTCTGCCACTGAGCATCGCGTCCATGGCCGCCTTTGAAAATGCCATGGTAATGGACATCGCGATGGGTGGCTCCACCAACACCATCCTGCACCTGCTGGCCGCGGCCCAGGAAGGCGGCGTTCCGTTTACCCTGAACGAAATCGACCAGTTGTCGCGCAGGGTGCCCCAGTTGTGCAAGGTCGCCCCCAACTCGCCCAAGTACCACATGGAAGACGTGCATCGGGCCGGCGGCATCATGGGTATTCTCGGGGAACTGGAGCGCGGCGGACTGATCAACACAGAGCTGCCCACCGTTCACAGCAAGACGATGAAGGAAGCGCTCGAAACCTGGGACATCATGCGTTCGCCGCCCAGCGAGGTCGTTGAATTCTACAAGGCAGGGCCCGCCGGTATCCCGACCCAGACGGCGTTCAGTCAAAACACTCGCTGGCCAACCCTCGACGGTGACCGCGAGACCGGCTGCATCCGTTCGGTCGAGAACGCGTATTCATCCGAAGGCGGACTGGCGGTGCTCTACGGCAACATCGCGCAGGATGGCTGCGTCGTGAAAACCGCGGGGGTCGATGAAAGCATCTACGTGTTCGAGGGGACGGCCCGGGTTTTCGAAAGCCAGGACTCCGCCGTCGCCGGTATCCTGAGCGACGAGGTCAAGCCGGGTGAGGTGGTCATCATCCGTTACGAAGGTCCCCGGGGCGGACCCGGCATGCAGGAAATGCTCTACCCCACCAGCTATCTGAAATCCAAGGGGCTGGGCAAGGACTGCGCGCTGCTCACCGATGGTCGTTTTTCCGGGGGCACATCCGGCCTGTCGATTGGCCATGCCTCACCTGAGGCCGCAGCGGGAGGAGCCATCGGCCTGATCGAGAATGGCGATCGTATCCGCATCGACATTCCGAATCGCACAATCAATGTCGAACTGGATCAGCACGAACTGGATCGTCGCCGGGAAGCTCGTGATGCCCGGGGTTGGAAACCCGAGCTGGCCCGGGACCGGAAGGTGTCGGCGGCCCTGAAAGCCTATGCCCTGCTGGCCACCAGCGCGGACAAGGGCGCGGTAAGGGATCTTAGCAAGCTCGACTGA